In the Coturnix japonica isolate 7356 unplaced genomic scaffold, Coturnix japonica 2.1 chrUnrandom487, whole genome shotgun sequence genome, one interval contains:
- the SLC8A2 gene encoding sodium/calcium exchanger 2 encodes MAAWRAALAAMLLLAEPCAPEPTWEVNGTCQGSNRCQPGVLLPVWQPDDPSFGDKAARAVVYFVAMMYMFLGVSIIADRFMASIEVITSKEKEITITKANGETSIGTVRIWNETVSNLTLMALGSSAPEILLSVIEVCGHNFQAGDLGPSTIVGSAAFNMFVVIAVCVYVIPSGESRRIKHLRVFFVTAAWSIFAYIWLYLILAVISPGVVQVWEALLTLIFFPVCVVFAWAADKRLLFYKYVYKRYRADPRSGIIIGTEAELPKGIEMDGGFQPPERREAEGSSGPTPSPALQAGSEEKELDESRREVIQILKDLKQKYPERELEQLVDMANYYALLHQQKSRAFYRIQATRMMTGAGNVLKKHVAEFSKRSSALLEVPSDAEEETCSRIFFEPCLYHCLENCGAVTLSVACQHGAELNHTFYVDYKTEDGSAKAGSDYEYSEGTLIFKPGETQKELKIGIIDDDIFEEDEHFFVRLLNLRVGDAEGMFEADSAEHPKGRLVAPLVATVTILDDDHAGIFSFQERVVHVSECQGAVEVTVVRSSGARGTVMLPYRTVEGTARGGGVDYEDACGELEFRNDETAKTLQVKIVDDEEYEKRDNFFIELGPPRWLKRGISALLLNQAEDRVLSAEEEEARRIAEMGRPILGENCRLEVVIEESYDFKNTVDKLIKKTNLATVIGTHSWREQFLEAITVSAGEEEEDEDGREERLPSCFDYVMHFLTVFWKVLFACVPPTEYCNGWACFVVSILIIGILTAFIGDLASHFGCTIGLKDSVTAVVFVALGTSIPGVWGQGGRGVMGVMG; translated from the exons ATGGCGGCGTGGCGGGCGGCGCTGGCGGCCATgttgctgctggctgagccGTGCGCCCCGGAGCCGACATGGGAAGTCAATGGGACGTGCCAGGGCTCCAACCGCTGCCAGCCCGGCGTCCTGCTGCCCGTCTGGCAGCCCGACGACCCTTCATTCGGTGACAAGGCGGCGCGCGCCGTCGTCTACTTCGTGGCCATGATGTACATGTTCCTGGGCGTCTCCATCATCGCCGACCGCTTCATGGCCTCCATCGAGGTCATCACCTCCAAGGAGAAGGAGATCACCATCACCAAAG cCAACGGTGAGACCAGCATCGGCACGGTGCGCATCTGGAACGAGACTGTTTCCAACCTGACCCTGATGGCTTTGGGCTCATCCGCTCCTGAGATCCTTCTGTCCGTCATCGAAGTGTGCGGCCACAACTTCCAGGCAGGGGACTTGGGGCCAAGCACAATTGTGGGCAGCGCCGCCTTCAACATGTTTGTGGTCATCGCCGTCTGCGTCTATGTGATACCCAGTGGGGAGAGCCGGCGCATCAAACACCTCCGTGTCTTCTTCGTGACGGCGGCGTGGAGCATCTTCGCCTACATCTGGCTCTACCTCATCCTGGCCGTCATCTCCCCCGGTGTGGTGCAGGTGTGGGAAGCTCTGCTCACCCTCATCTTCTTCCCGGTCTGCGTGGTCTTCGCGTGGGCGGCCGACAAGAGGCTGCTGTTCTATAAGTACGTCTACAAGCGCTACCGCGCCGACCCGCGGAGCGGCATCATCATCGGCACCGAGGCCGAGTTACCCAAAGGCATCGAGATGGACGGTGGCTTCCAGCCCCCCGAGCGCCGCGAGGCCGAAGGCTCCTCCGGCCCCACGCCTTCCCCTGCCCTCCAAGCTGGATCCGAGGAGAAGGAGCTGGACGAGAGCCGGCGGGAGGTGATCCAGATCCTGAAGGACCTGAAGCAGAAATACCCCGAGCGCgagctggagcagctggtgGACATGGCCAACTACTACGCCctgctgcaccagcagaagagcCGGGCCTTCTACCGCATCCAGGCCACCAGGATGATGACGGGAGCCGGGAACGTGCTGAAGAAGCACGTGGCCGAGTTCTCCAAGCGCTCGTCGGCGCTGCTGGAGGTGCCGTCGGACGCCGAGGAGGAGACGTGCAGCCGCATCTTCTTCGAGCCGTGTCTCTATCATTGCCTGGAGAACTGCGGCGCCGTCACGCTGTCGGTGGCGTGTCAGCACGGAGCCGAGCTCAATCACACCTTCTACGTGGACTACAAGACGGAGGACGGCTCGGCCAAGGCGGGCTCGGATTATGAGTACAGCGAGGGGACGCTGATCTTCAAACCCGGGGAGACGCAGAAGGAGCTGAAGATCGGCATCATCGACGACGACATCTTCGAGGAGGACGAGCACTTCTTCGTGCGGCTGCTCAACCTGCGCGTGGGCGACGCCGAGGGGATGTTCGAGGCCGACTCGGCCGAGCACCCCAAGGGTCGCCTGGTGGCGCCGCTGGTGGCCACCGTCACCATCTTGGATGACGACCACGCCGGGATCTTCTCCTTCCAGGAGCGCGTGGTGCACGTCAGCGAGTGCCAGGGCGCCGTGGAGGTGACGGTGGTGAGAAGCTCCGGAGCGCGAGGGACCGTGATGCTGCCGTACAGAACCGTGGAGGGGACGGCACGAGGAGGAGGGGTGGACTATGAGGATGCGTGCGGGGAGCTGGAGTTCCGCAATGATGAGACCGC GAAGACGCTGCAGGTGAAGATTGTGGACGATGAGGAGTACGAGAAGAGGGACAACTTCTTCATCGAGCTGGGGCCGCCGCGCTGGCTGAAACGGGGCATCTCGG cccttctgctgaACCAAG CCGAGGACCGCGTGCTGtcggcggaggaggaggaggcgcgTCGAATCGCAGAGATGGGGCGCCCCATCCTGGGGGAGAACTGCCGCCTGGAGGTCGTCATCGAGGAGAGCTACGACTTCAAG AACACGGTGGACAAACTGATCAAGAAGACCAACCTGGCCACCGTCATCGGGACACACTCATGGAGGGAGCAGTTCCTGGAGGCCATCACCGTCAGCGCCG gtgaggaggaggaggatgaggacGGCCGCGAGGAGCGCCTGCCGTCGTGCTTCGACTACGTGATGCATTTCCTGACCGTCTTCTGGAAGGTTCTGTTTGCCTGCGTGCCCCCCACCGAGTACTGCAATGGCTGGGCCTGCTTCGTTGTCTCCATCCTCATCATTGGCATCCTCACAGCATTCATTGGTGACCTGGCATCCCACTTTGGCTGCACCATCGGCTTGAAGGACTCCGTCACTGCCGTCGTCTTTGTGGCGCTCGGCACCTCCATCCCCGGTGTGTGGGGCCAGGGGGGTCGTGGGGtgatgggggttatgggg
- the KPTN gene encoding KICSTOR complex protein kaptin, with protein MAAGPCPLVEDSCSRLPSQSNVFGLAALPGAGGLLAATLKGKVLHFRYQQLRHKLRPVATELQFTYIPVDAEIVSIGCFQKSAPKRGLVVGITFIKDSGDKPSPFLNIYCDYEPGCEFDLDSVAQSCLNLELRFTPLQLCHAEVCIGDRCDTVFLLSGTDPGVHLYRENEGLHQFEEQPVHELFPELEELPSSVLWLDVVAVPLSRRRLTAVGCQSGYVRVAHVDQDTRGEWRRVTP; from the exons ATGGCGGCGGGTCCGTGTCCGCTGGTTGAGGACAGCTGCAGCCGCCTCCCGTCGCAGAGCAACGTGTTCGGGCTGGCGGCGCTGCCCGGGGCCGGGGGGCTCCTGGCGGCCACGTTGAAGGGCAAAGTGCTGCACTTCCGGTACCAGCAGCTGCGACACAAACTGCGCCCGGTGGCCACGGAGCTGCAGTTCACCTACATCCCGG TGGATGCCGAGATCGTCTCCATCGGCTGCTTCCAGAAGTCGGCCCCAAAGCGGGGGCTGGTGGTCGGCATCACCTTCATTAAG GACTCGGGGGACAAACCCAGCCCCTTCCTCAACATTTACTGCGACTACGAGCCGGGCTGCGAGTTCGACCTCGACTCGGTGGCAC AGAGCTGCCTCAACCTGGAGCTGCGCTTCACCcccctgcagctgtgccatgctgA GGTCTGCATTGGGGACAGATGTGACACCGTTTTCCTGCTGAGCGGCACCGACCCCGGGGTCCATCTGTACCGGGAG AACGAGGGGCTGCATCAGTTCGAGGAGCAGCCGGTCCATGAGCTGTTCCcggagctggaggagctgcccAGCAG TGTGCTGTGGTTGGACGTCGTTGCGGTGCCGTTGTCGCGGCGCCGTCTCACGGCCGTGGGTTGTCAGAGCGGGTACGTCCGCGTGGCTCACGTGGACCAGGACACGCGCGGTGAGTGGCGCCGGGTGACCCCATAG
- the NAPA gene encoding alpha-soluble NSF attachment protein: protein MDQAGKEKEALQLLAEADKKVRGSQSFFAGLFGGSSRIEEACDIYARAANMFKMAKNWSAAGNAFCQAAQLHLQLQSKHDAATNFVDAGNAFKKADPQEAINCLIRAIEIYTDMGRFTIAAKHHISIAEIYEGELVDIDKASRTTEAGSGCIYYKGEESNRCPQGWAGGDFVGGGSCCHVDPRWFPPAVAVQKYEEMFPAFTDSRECKLLKKLLDAHEEQNVARSLTPTICWSRVKELADSISRLTSADHHVTGINVKPIQGRRKICRWTPPPNDPPSEIPLPNKTLHVSRGRW from the exons ATGGACCAGGCcgggaaggagaaggaggcgCTGCAGCTGTTGGCCGAGGCCGACAAGAAGGTGCGGGGCTCCCAGTCCTTCTTCGCGGGGCTGTTCGG GGGTTCCTCCCGCATTGAGGAAGCATGCGACATCTACGCCAGAGCCGCCAACATGTTCAAAATGGCCAAAAACTGGAGTG CTGCAGGGAACGCCTTctgccaggcagcacagctgcacctccagctgcagagcaagcACGACGCCGCCACCAACTTCGTGGACGCCGGCAACGCCTTCAAGAAGGCGGACCCCCAGG AGGCCATTAACTGTTTGATCCGGGCCATTGAGATCTACACGGACATG GGCCGATTCACCATCGCAGCCAAACACCACATCTCCATCGCCGAGATCTACGAGGGCGAGTTGGTGGATATCGACAAG gcATCGCGCACTACTGAAGCAGGCAGCGGTTGCATTTACTACAAAGGGGAAGAGTCCAACAG GTGCCCTCAAGGTTGGGCTGGGGGGGattttgtggggggggggtcttgtTGCCACGTTGACCCCCGTTGGTTTCCTCCTGCAGTTGCCGTGCAGAAATACGAGGAGATGTTCCCCGCCTTCACGGACTCCCGTGAATGCAAACTGCTCAAG AAGCTGCTGGATGCCCACGAGGAGCAGAACGTCGCACGGTCTTTGACACCGACCATTTGTTGGTCAAGG GTGAAGGAGTTAGCAGACTCCATCTCCCGCCTGACCAGTGCTGACCACCATGTTACTGGCATCAATGTAAAACCTATCCAGGGGAGGAGGAAGATTTGCCGCTGGACCCCCCCTCCCAACGACCCCCCCTCGGAAATCCCCCT GCCGAATAAAACGTTGCATGTGAGCCGAGGGCGCTGGTAG